A single genomic interval of Labrus bergylta chromosome 18, fLabBer1.1, whole genome shotgun sequence harbors:
- the mavs gene encoding mitochondrial antiviral-signaling protein isoform X3 codes for MSFARDKLYSGYLRRKMPTIVSTVKVKEIIPHLPCLTDHDRENIEAKRETYGNHDGMVLLLDCLKRRENWPEEFIAAIEACQHTTIAAEIRAEYDALRGASNSNPSSPPTTVVRAHVHPAPSAVHPPVPESGADSPAAVSPPAEAAAAPPPEPAAQPSPPLRIPARPQAPQSSAAEVPEDVPPPEPVTEPPKAAQIEVAPPPSTPPPSPATLHSQVAGDLSPRREIHFQREPEENSESDVQELSGDNEVIPDEAGAGKAGEVLIDSVEAPEPPGPVEQSETESPSCLDLLQTTTTTTEVGPPRSPSPTENDSDVTEGAPVTTMTPDKPPVQDTTPPAAALEPEETSKPPTKQTVESSPQRETAASVSPLHAAAAAEMDPPLGDDGSEFLSKPCDLISVCPESDAPPTMRAPSPPVEPYSGDSQRLEFSEAAPDTSPDPPACSAVSSASANSVSAPPCMENGFADNHNEPEENQYDSPSLSLGMQEVFVNVGHVSGEPSILNLAGQNSPPPPPQIVNGEAAKEIKSAPLASTDPSDTTSDVKTPSNETYNPPSESAPADISTELKTPQDSEEQTPSRTLPANTKYIVAAGVGAMALFMAWKFKN; via the exons ATGTCGTTCGCCAGAGACAAACTGTACAGCGGCTACTTACGGCGAAAAATGCCGACCATCGTGTCCACGgtgaaagtgaaagaaataATACCTCATCTGCCTTGTTTGACGGATCACGACAGA GAAAATATCGAGGCCAAAAGAGAGACTTATGGGAACCATGACGGCATGGTGCTTCTCCTGGACTGCCTGAAGAGACGGGAGAACTGGCCAGAGGAATTTATCGCAGCGATCGAGGCGTGTCAGCATACGACGATCGCAGCCGAGATCAGAGCCGAGTACGACGCTCTGAGAGGAGCCAGCA ATTCAAACCCCAGCTCCCCTCCAACGACTGTCGTCCGGGCACACGTCCATCCAGCACCATCTGCCGTTCATCCGCCCGTGCCAGAGAGCGGTGCAGACAGTCCCGCTGCTGTTTCTCCGCcagctgaagcagcagctgctcctcctccagagCCGGCCGCCCAGCCCTCGCCCCCTCTACGAATCCCCGCGCGGCCACAAGCCCCGCAGAGCTCAGCGGCCGAAGTTCCAGAGGATGTTCCCCCACCCGAGCCCGTCACCGAGCCTCCAAAGGCGGCTCAGATTGAAGTGGCACCTCCTCCATCGACACCTCCCCCTTCTCCTGCAACGCTGCACTCTCAGGTGGCCGGAGACCTTTCGCCTCGGAGGGAGATTCATTTTCAGCGGGAGCCCGAGGAGAACTCTGAATCGGACGTCCAGGAGCTCTCCGGCGATAACGAAGTGATTCCTGATGAGGCCGGCGCAGGAAAGGCAGGCGAGGTGTTGATCGACTCTGTGGAGGCTCCTGAACCGCCCGGTCCTGTGGAGCAGAGTGAAACTGAAAGTCCATCCTGCTTGGACCTcctccaaacaacaacaaccaccacagaGGTCGGGCCACCGCGGAGTCCCTCTCCAACTGAGAACGACTCAGACGTGACTGAAGGTGCTCCCGTCACTACGATGACCCCAGACAAGCCTCCGGTCCAGGACACCACCCCTCCTGCTGCGGCCCTGGAGCCTGAAGAGACATCTAAACCTCCTACTAAACAA ACGGTTGAAAGCAGCCCTCAGAGAGAAACAGCAGCTTCAGTCTCCCCCctgcacgctgctgctgctgctgagatggACCCCCCCCTCGGTGACGACGGCAGCGAGTTTCTGAGCAAACCCTGCGACCTCATCAGCGTCTGTCCAGAAAGTGATGCCCCCCCTACCATGCGTGCACCCAGCCCACCTGTGGAGCCGTACTCGGGTGACAGTCAGCGTCTGGAATTCAGTGAAGCCGCCCCCGACACCTCACCGGACCCTCCTGCATGCTCTGCTGTCAGCTCCGCCTCTGCAAATTCAGTCTCTGCACCGCCGTGCATGGAGAACGGCTTTGCTGATAACCACAACGAACCAGAGGAGAACCAATACGATTCTCCTTCTCTGAGTTTGGGAATGCAGGAGGTGTTTGTGAACGTGGGGCATGTGTCCGGGGAGCCGTCTATCCTCAACCTAGCCGGCCAAAactccccaccaccaccacctcaaATCGTCAACGGTGAAGCAGCCAAAGAGATCAAATCCGCCCCACTGGCATCCACAGACCCTTCTGATACCACATCGGATGTAAAGACCCCTTCAAATGAGACTTACAACCCCCCCTCTGAGTCTGCACCGGCTGATATTTCCACAGAGCTGAAGACGCCGCAGGACTCAGAGGAGCAAACGCCCTCTCGCACGCTGCCCGCTAATACAAAGTACATTGTGGCTGCAGGAGTGGGGGCCATGGCGCTGTTCATGGCGTGGAAGTTTAAGAATTAA
- the mavs gene encoding mitochondrial antiviral-signaling protein isoform X1, with translation MSFARDKLYSGYLRRKMPTIVSTVKVKEIIPHLPCLTDHDRENIEAKRETYGNHDGMVLLLDCLKRRENWPEEFIAAIEACQHTTIAAEIRAEYDALRGASSESASQLLITLTHSAVMNSNPSSPPTTVVRAHVHPAPSAVHPPVPESGADSPAAVSPPAEAAAAPPPEPAAQPSPPLRIPARPQAPQSSAAEVPEDVPPPEPVTEPPKAAQIEVAPPPSTPPPSPATLHSQVAGDLSPRREIHFQREPEENSESDVQELSGDNEVIPDEAGAGKAGEVLIDSVEAPEPPGPVEQSETESPSCLDLLQTTTTTTEVGPPRSPSPTENDSDVTEGAPVTTMTPDKPPVQDTTPPAAALEPEETSKPPTKQTVESSPQRETAASVSPLHAAAAAEMDPPLGDDGSEFLSKPCDLISVCPESDAPPTMRAPSPPVEPYSGDSQRLEFSEAAPDTSPDPPACSAVSSASANSVSAPPCMENGFADNHNEPEENQYDSPSLSLGMQEVFVNVGHVSGEPSILNLAGQNSPPPPPQIVNGEAAKEIKSAPLASTDPSDTTSDVKTPSNETYNPPSESAPADISTELKTPQDSEEQTPSRTLPANTKYIVAAGVGAMALFMAWKFKN, from the exons ATGTCGTTCGCCAGAGACAAACTGTACAGCGGCTACTTACGGCGAAAAATGCCGACCATCGTGTCCACGgtgaaagtgaaagaaataATACCTCATCTGCCTTGTTTGACGGATCACGACAGA GAAAATATCGAGGCCAAAAGAGAGACTTATGGGAACCATGACGGCATGGTGCTTCTCCTGGACTGCCTGAAGAGACGGGAGAACTGGCCAGAGGAATTTATCGCAGCGATCGAGGCGTGTCAGCATACGACGATCGCAGCCGAGATCAGAGCCGAGTACGACGCTCTGAGAGGAGCCAGCAGTGAGTCAGCAAGTCAGTTACTCATCACGTTGACTCACAGTGCAGTAATGA ATTCAAACCCCAGCTCCCCTCCAACGACTGTCGTCCGGGCACACGTCCATCCAGCACCATCTGCCGTTCATCCGCCCGTGCCAGAGAGCGGTGCAGACAGTCCCGCTGCTGTTTCTCCGCcagctgaagcagcagctgctcctcctccagagCCGGCCGCCCAGCCCTCGCCCCCTCTACGAATCCCCGCGCGGCCACAAGCCCCGCAGAGCTCAGCGGCCGAAGTTCCAGAGGATGTTCCCCCACCCGAGCCCGTCACCGAGCCTCCAAAGGCGGCTCAGATTGAAGTGGCACCTCCTCCATCGACACCTCCCCCTTCTCCTGCAACGCTGCACTCTCAGGTGGCCGGAGACCTTTCGCCTCGGAGGGAGATTCATTTTCAGCGGGAGCCCGAGGAGAACTCTGAATCGGACGTCCAGGAGCTCTCCGGCGATAACGAAGTGATTCCTGATGAGGCCGGCGCAGGAAAGGCAGGCGAGGTGTTGATCGACTCTGTGGAGGCTCCTGAACCGCCCGGTCCTGTGGAGCAGAGTGAAACTGAAAGTCCATCCTGCTTGGACCTcctccaaacaacaacaaccaccacagaGGTCGGGCCACCGCGGAGTCCCTCTCCAACTGAGAACGACTCAGACGTGACTGAAGGTGCTCCCGTCACTACGATGACCCCAGACAAGCCTCCGGTCCAGGACACCACCCCTCCTGCTGCGGCCCTGGAGCCTGAAGAGACATCTAAACCTCCTACTAAACAA ACGGTTGAAAGCAGCCCTCAGAGAGAAACAGCAGCTTCAGTCTCCCCCctgcacgctgctgctgctgctgagatggACCCCCCCCTCGGTGACGACGGCAGCGAGTTTCTGAGCAAACCCTGCGACCTCATCAGCGTCTGTCCAGAAAGTGATGCCCCCCCTACCATGCGTGCACCCAGCCCACCTGTGGAGCCGTACTCGGGTGACAGTCAGCGTCTGGAATTCAGTGAAGCCGCCCCCGACACCTCACCGGACCCTCCTGCATGCTCTGCTGTCAGCTCCGCCTCTGCAAATTCAGTCTCTGCACCGCCGTGCATGGAGAACGGCTTTGCTGATAACCACAACGAACCAGAGGAGAACCAATACGATTCTCCTTCTCTGAGTTTGGGAATGCAGGAGGTGTTTGTGAACGTGGGGCATGTGTCCGGGGAGCCGTCTATCCTCAACCTAGCCGGCCAAAactccccaccaccaccacctcaaATCGTCAACGGTGAAGCAGCCAAAGAGATCAAATCCGCCCCACTGGCATCCACAGACCCTTCTGATACCACATCGGATGTAAAGACCCCTTCAAATGAGACTTACAACCCCCCCTCTGAGTCTGCACCGGCTGATATTTCCACAGAGCTGAAGACGCCGCAGGACTCAGAGGAGCAAACGCCCTCTCGCACGCTGCCCGCTAATACAAAGTACATTGTGGCTGCAGGAGTGGGGGCCATGGCGCTGTTCATGGCGTGGAAGTTTAAGAATTAA
- the mavs gene encoding mitochondrial antiviral-signaling protein isoform X2 translates to MSFARDKLYSGYLRRKMPTIVSTVKVKEIIPHLPCLTDHDRENIEAKRETYGNHDGMVLLLDCLKRRENWPEEFIAAIEACQHTTIAAEIRAEYDALRGASSESANSNPSSPPTTVVRAHVHPAPSAVHPPVPESGADSPAAVSPPAEAAAAPPPEPAAQPSPPLRIPARPQAPQSSAAEVPEDVPPPEPVTEPPKAAQIEVAPPPSTPPPSPATLHSQVAGDLSPRREIHFQREPEENSESDVQELSGDNEVIPDEAGAGKAGEVLIDSVEAPEPPGPVEQSETESPSCLDLLQTTTTTTEVGPPRSPSPTENDSDVTEGAPVTTMTPDKPPVQDTTPPAAALEPEETSKPPTKQTVESSPQRETAASVSPLHAAAAAEMDPPLGDDGSEFLSKPCDLISVCPESDAPPTMRAPSPPVEPYSGDSQRLEFSEAAPDTSPDPPACSAVSSASANSVSAPPCMENGFADNHNEPEENQYDSPSLSLGMQEVFVNVGHVSGEPSILNLAGQNSPPPPPQIVNGEAAKEIKSAPLASTDPSDTTSDVKTPSNETYNPPSESAPADISTELKTPQDSEEQTPSRTLPANTKYIVAAGVGAMALFMAWKFKN, encoded by the exons ATGTCGTTCGCCAGAGACAAACTGTACAGCGGCTACTTACGGCGAAAAATGCCGACCATCGTGTCCACGgtgaaagtgaaagaaataATACCTCATCTGCCTTGTTTGACGGATCACGACAGA GAAAATATCGAGGCCAAAAGAGAGACTTATGGGAACCATGACGGCATGGTGCTTCTCCTGGACTGCCTGAAGAGACGGGAGAACTGGCCAGAGGAATTTATCGCAGCGATCGAGGCGTGTCAGCATACGACGATCGCAGCCGAGATCAGAGCCGAGTACGACGCTCTGAGAGGAGCCAGCAGTGAGTCAGCAA ATTCAAACCCCAGCTCCCCTCCAACGACTGTCGTCCGGGCACACGTCCATCCAGCACCATCTGCCGTTCATCCGCCCGTGCCAGAGAGCGGTGCAGACAGTCCCGCTGCTGTTTCTCCGCcagctgaagcagcagctgctcctcctccagagCCGGCCGCCCAGCCCTCGCCCCCTCTACGAATCCCCGCGCGGCCACAAGCCCCGCAGAGCTCAGCGGCCGAAGTTCCAGAGGATGTTCCCCCACCCGAGCCCGTCACCGAGCCTCCAAAGGCGGCTCAGATTGAAGTGGCACCTCCTCCATCGACACCTCCCCCTTCTCCTGCAACGCTGCACTCTCAGGTGGCCGGAGACCTTTCGCCTCGGAGGGAGATTCATTTTCAGCGGGAGCCCGAGGAGAACTCTGAATCGGACGTCCAGGAGCTCTCCGGCGATAACGAAGTGATTCCTGATGAGGCCGGCGCAGGAAAGGCAGGCGAGGTGTTGATCGACTCTGTGGAGGCTCCTGAACCGCCCGGTCCTGTGGAGCAGAGTGAAACTGAAAGTCCATCCTGCTTGGACCTcctccaaacaacaacaaccaccacagaGGTCGGGCCACCGCGGAGTCCCTCTCCAACTGAGAACGACTCAGACGTGACTGAAGGTGCTCCCGTCACTACGATGACCCCAGACAAGCCTCCGGTCCAGGACACCACCCCTCCTGCTGCGGCCCTGGAGCCTGAAGAGACATCTAAACCTCCTACTAAACAA ACGGTTGAAAGCAGCCCTCAGAGAGAAACAGCAGCTTCAGTCTCCCCCctgcacgctgctgctgctgctgagatggACCCCCCCCTCGGTGACGACGGCAGCGAGTTTCTGAGCAAACCCTGCGACCTCATCAGCGTCTGTCCAGAAAGTGATGCCCCCCCTACCATGCGTGCACCCAGCCCACCTGTGGAGCCGTACTCGGGTGACAGTCAGCGTCTGGAATTCAGTGAAGCCGCCCCCGACACCTCACCGGACCCTCCTGCATGCTCTGCTGTCAGCTCCGCCTCTGCAAATTCAGTCTCTGCACCGCCGTGCATGGAGAACGGCTTTGCTGATAACCACAACGAACCAGAGGAGAACCAATACGATTCTCCTTCTCTGAGTTTGGGAATGCAGGAGGTGTTTGTGAACGTGGGGCATGTGTCCGGGGAGCCGTCTATCCTCAACCTAGCCGGCCAAAactccccaccaccaccacctcaaATCGTCAACGGTGAAGCAGCCAAAGAGATCAAATCCGCCCCACTGGCATCCACAGACCCTTCTGATACCACATCGGATGTAAAGACCCCTTCAAATGAGACTTACAACCCCCCCTCTGAGTCTGCACCGGCTGATATTTCCACAGAGCTGAAGACGCCGCAGGACTCAGAGGAGCAAACGCCCTCTCGCACGCTGCCCGCTAATACAAAGTACATTGTGGCTGCAGGAGTGGGGGCCATGGCGCTGTTCATGGCGTGGAAGTTTAAGAATTAA
- the pank2 gene encoding pantothenate kinase 2, mitochondrial isoform X2 codes for MAFNGHQRDDEGIDEDETPTKQPRSDKEKPSDEASASAGRAASDRRTSNSTARLRSDSVKKTRPPFPWFGMDIGGTLVKLVYFEPKDITAEEEQEEVENLKSIRRYLTSNIAYGKTGIRDVHLELPDLTLCGRTGNLHFIRFPTHDLPVFLQMVRNKHFSSLHTALCATGGGAYKFESDFRKMADLQLHKLDELDCLIRGVLYIDSVVSSGPSECYYFENPTDPDLCAQKPYTLENPYPLLLVNIGSGVSILAVYSENNYKRVTGTSLGGGTFLGLCCLLTGCSTFEEALEMASQGESTRVDKLVRDIYGGNYESFGNMMSREKRESVSKEDLARATLVTITNNIGSITRMCALNENIERVVFVGNFLRVNTLSMKLLAYAMDYWSKGQLKALFLQHEGYFGAVGALLELLHPS; via the exons atggCGTTCAATGGCCACCAACGCGACGATGAAGGTATCGACGAAGACGAAACGCCCACGAAGCAGCCGCGGTCCGACAAGGAGAAGCCCAGCGATGAGGCGTCTGCGTCCGCGGGAAGAGCCGCGTCTGACCGGCGGACCTCCAACTCGACGGCGAGGCTTCGGAGTGACTCGGTGAAGAAGACAAGGCCGC CTTTTCCCTGGTTCGGGATGGACATCGGAGGCACTCTTGTGAAGCTGGTGTACTTCGAGCCCAAAGACatcacagcagaggaggagcaggaagaggtgGAGAACCTGAAGAGCATCCGACGCTACCTCACCTCCAACATCGCCTACGGGAAAACGGGCATCAGGGACGTGCACCTGGAGCTGCCCGACCTGACGCTGTGTGGCAGGACGGGCAACCTGCACTTCATTCGCTTCCCCACGCACGACCTCCCGGTCTTCCTGCAGATGGTTCGCAACAAGCACTTCTCCAGCCTGCACACCGCGCTCTGCGCCACGGGGGGAGGGGCGTACAAGTTTGAGTCTGATTTTCGCAAG ATGGCGGACCTGCAGCTCCACAAGCTGGATGAGTTGGACTGCTTGATTCGGGGAGTGCTGTACATCGACTCGGTGGTGTCCAGCGGCCCTTCTGAGTGCTACTACTTTGAAAACCCCACTGATCCGGATCTCTGTGCCCAGAAGCCTTACACACTGGAGAACCCCTACCCTCTGCTGCTGGTCAACATAGGGTCTGGGGTCAGCATCCTGGCTGTCTACTCAGAGAACAACTACAAACGAGTGACAGGGACCAG ccTCGGCGGTGGGACCTTCCTGGGCCTGTGTtgcctgctgactggctgctcTACTTTCGAGGAAGCTCTAGAAATGGCTTCTCAGGGGGAGAGCACCCGCGTGGACAAGCTGGTCCGGGACATCTACGGAGGAAACTATGAGAG TTTTGGCAACATGATGTCCAGAGAGAAGAGGGAGTCGGTGTCCAAAGAGGACCTGGCCAGGGCGACACTGGTCACCATCACCAACAACATCGGCTCCATCACCAGAATGTGTGCCCTCAATGAG AACATCGAGAGAGTTGTGTTTGTGGGAAACTTCCTGAGAGTGAACACCCTCTCCATGAAGCTGCTGGCCTACGCCATGGACTACTGGTCGAAGGGACAGCTGAAGGCGCTCTTTCTACAGCACGAG GGCTACTTCGGAGCGGTCGGAGCCTTGTTGGAGCTTCTGCATCCGTCCTAA
- the pank2 gene encoding pantothenate kinase 2, mitochondrial isoform X1 — translation MAFNGHQRDDEGIDEDETPTKQPRSDKEKPSDEASASAGRAASDRRTSNSTARLRSDSVKKTRPPFPWFGMDIGGTLVKLVYFEPKDITAEEEQEEVENLKSIRRYLTSNIAYGKTGIRDVHLELPDLTLCGRTGNLHFIRFPTHDLPVFLQMVRNKHFSSLHTALCATGGGAYKFESDFRKMADLQLHKLDELDCLIRGVLYIDSVVSSGPSECYYFENPTDPDLCAQKPYTLENPYPLLLVNIGSGVSILAVYSENNYKRVTGTSLGGGTFLGLCCLLTGCSTFEEALEMASQGESTRVDKLVRDIYGGNYERFGLPGWAVASSFGNMMSREKRESVSKEDLARATLVTITNNIGSITRMCALNENIERVVFVGNFLRVNTLSMKLLAYAMDYWSKGQLKALFLQHEGYFGAVGALLELLHPS, via the exons atggCGTTCAATGGCCACCAACGCGACGATGAAGGTATCGACGAAGACGAAACGCCCACGAAGCAGCCGCGGTCCGACAAGGAGAAGCCCAGCGATGAGGCGTCTGCGTCCGCGGGAAGAGCCGCGTCTGACCGGCGGACCTCCAACTCGACGGCGAGGCTTCGGAGTGACTCGGTGAAGAAGACAAGGCCGC CTTTTCCCTGGTTCGGGATGGACATCGGAGGCACTCTTGTGAAGCTGGTGTACTTCGAGCCCAAAGACatcacagcagaggaggagcaggaagaggtgGAGAACCTGAAGAGCATCCGACGCTACCTCACCTCCAACATCGCCTACGGGAAAACGGGCATCAGGGACGTGCACCTGGAGCTGCCCGACCTGACGCTGTGTGGCAGGACGGGCAACCTGCACTTCATTCGCTTCCCCACGCACGACCTCCCGGTCTTCCTGCAGATGGTTCGCAACAAGCACTTCTCCAGCCTGCACACCGCGCTCTGCGCCACGGGGGGAGGGGCGTACAAGTTTGAGTCTGATTTTCGCAAG ATGGCGGACCTGCAGCTCCACAAGCTGGATGAGTTGGACTGCTTGATTCGGGGAGTGCTGTACATCGACTCGGTGGTGTCCAGCGGCCCTTCTGAGTGCTACTACTTTGAAAACCCCACTGATCCGGATCTCTGTGCCCAGAAGCCTTACACACTGGAGAACCCCTACCCTCTGCTGCTGGTCAACATAGGGTCTGGGGTCAGCATCCTGGCTGTCTACTCAGAGAACAACTACAAACGAGTGACAGGGACCAG ccTCGGCGGTGGGACCTTCCTGGGCCTGTGTtgcctgctgactggctgctcTACTTTCGAGGAAGCTCTAGAAATGGCTTCTCAGGGGGAGAGCACCCGCGTGGACAAGCTGGTCCGGGACATCTACGGAGGAAACTATGAGAGGTTTGGGCTGCCAGGCTGGGCTGTAGCCTCAAG TTTTGGCAACATGATGTCCAGAGAGAAGAGGGAGTCGGTGTCCAAAGAGGACCTGGCCAGGGCGACACTGGTCACCATCACCAACAACATCGGCTCCATCACCAGAATGTGTGCCCTCAATGAG AACATCGAGAGAGTTGTGTTTGTGGGAAACTTCCTGAGAGTGAACACCCTCTCCATGAAGCTGCTGGCCTACGCCATGGACTACTGGTCGAAGGGACAGCTGAAGGCGCTCTTTCTACAGCACGAG GGCTACTTCGGAGCGGTCGGAGCCTTGTTGGAGCTTCTGCATCCGTCCTAA